In Spirosoma aureum, a single genomic region encodes these proteins:
- a CDS encoding outer membrane beta-barrel protein, giving the protein MKKLVVLLLITIQTTNLSVGQSTESILALNSGLFSFHGVSAEKNSQINLASNGSTGYTNNPFGAKNGLSYGLSYQIQHITRGNFMTGISIGYENLRSKLTIDRVNGYDNTGTFQEVVAGQTYLSNNLINAFPFLGYRLKRNQFSIDLIGGLDIGYLLSSREKGEATGINGKTYSTSLDRTGLKTDLRPRVQVSGFYGRIGVYAGYAYGLRNYRSGWVGGRNECNAELIRFGILYKLKG; this is encoded by the coding sequence ATGAAAAAGCTGGTGGTGCTGCTCCTTATAACAATTCAGACAACCAATCTTTCTGTTGGACAATCGACCGAATCGATCCTGGCCTTAAACTCGGGTTTGTTTTCGTTTCACGGAGTCTCGGCAGAAAAAAACTCTCAAATTAACCTGGCTTCCAATGGTTCAACGGGTTATACCAATAATCCTTTTGGCGCTAAAAATGGGCTTTCATACGGCTTATCCTATCAGATCCAGCATATCACCAGAGGCAATTTCATGACGGGTATTAGCATAGGCTACGAAAACCTGAGAAGTAAGTTGACAATTGACCGTGTTAATGGCTATGATAACACAGGCACATTTCAGGAAGTAGTCGCAGGACAAACCTACTTATCGAACAACCTCATTAATGCGTTCCCGTTTTTGGGTTATCGACTCAAACGCAATCAATTTTCAATTGACCTGATCGGTGGCCTTGATATTGGCTACCTGTTAAGTTCCAGAGAAAAGGGTGAAGCGACAGGAATCAATGGTAAAACATACAGTACTTCTCTGGATCGTACAGGCCTAAAAACAGATCTCAGACCCAGGGTCCAGGTGTCCGGATTTTACGGCAGAATAGGAGTCTATGCCGGTTATGCTTATGGACTAAGAAACTACCGTAGCGGTTGGGTAGGCGGTCGAAATGAATGCAACGCTGAGCTAATCAGATTTGGGATACTCTACAAATTGAAAGGGTGA
- a CDS encoding vanadium-dependent haloperoxidase: MNQSTIRRRMLSPIIGLLLCFLLAATYPDPQRSKGPDAASYSSDVVTSWVTMQLKVTRTTPAPPPFTVRRFAYIGVALYESVVPGLSAYQSLAPQLNGLPALPTVNTTMSYYWPASANAALAAMTRYFYPSTSPANKASIDSLEAANTAIYQKDRPLDELTRSAEFGKKIATAVFDWSKTDGHDNNTAYTLPVGKGVWVSTPPAFVGAALPNWGKCRPMIRSTGEAPLEAPIAYSEEPASEYYAQVKEVYDISQNLTPEQKTIALFWADDPDGKSFGGGHWMSILNQVLTSQKPGLDVAAQAFAQIGIATSLAGITIFKGKYQYNGMRPVTYIRTVMNKPNWNALIVTPPHPEYPSGHALISSAAAQTLTLLFGSNYKFTDNSYNSLGFSPRTYNSFDEAAIEAGNSRVYGGIHYRKSCDVSRVQGKLIAQNVAQKLKFKRS, encoded by the coding sequence ATGAATCAATCTACAATCCGTCGACGAATGCTTTCGCCTATCATCGGGCTATTGCTATGCTTCTTACTGGCTGCTACCTATCCAGATCCTCAACGGTCCAAAGGGCCTGATGCAGCCTCTTATTCCTCCGATGTGGTCACCAGCTGGGTAACCATGCAGCTTAAAGTCACCCGAACAACACCGGCTCCTCCACCATTTACAGTCAGGCGGTTTGCCTACATCGGTGTTGCTCTCTACGAATCCGTCGTGCCGGGTTTATCGGCTTATCAGTCCCTTGCTCCGCAGCTAAATGGTTTACCGGCCTTACCTACGGTTAACACCACAATGAGTTATTATTGGCCTGCCAGTGCCAATGCCGCCTTAGCGGCCATGACCCGCTATTTTTACCCATCTACCTCTCCCGCGAATAAAGCCTCCATCGATTCTCTGGAAGCAGCTAACACGGCCATTTATCAGAAAGACAGGCCACTCGATGAACTGACCCGTTCGGCAGAATTTGGTAAAAAAATAGCGACTGCGGTGTTTGATTGGTCAAAAACAGATGGGCACGATAACAATACTGCCTACACGCTACCAGTCGGCAAAGGGGTGTGGGTGTCTACTCCTCCGGCCTTTGTGGGAGCTGCTCTGCCCAATTGGGGTAAATGCCGACCAATGATTCGAAGTACTGGCGAGGCACCGCTGGAAGCTCCGATTGCTTATTCGGAAGAACCCGCTTCGGAGTACTATGCCCAGGTCAAAGAAGTGTACGATATTTCGCAGAATCTTACCCCTGAACAGAAAACGATAGCCTTATTTTGGGCCGATGATCCCGATGGGAAAAGCTTTGGTGGCGGCCATTGGATGTCCATACTCAATCAGGTACTGACTAGCCAAAAGCCAGGATTAGATGTTGCAGCCCAGGCTTTCGCTCAGATTGGGATAGCTACCTCATTGGCTGGTATTACGATCTTTAAAGGAAAGTATCAGTACAATGGAATGCGGCCCGTTACATACATTCGTACAGTGATGAACAAACCCAACTGGAATGCACTGATCGTAACACCACCTCATCCTGAATACCCCTCGGGCCATGCCTTAATTTCATCGGCAGCAGCCCAGACGCTCACACTTCTGTTCGGGTCCAATTATAAATTTACCGATAATTCCTACAATTCACTGGGATTCAGTCCCCGTACGTATAACTCCTTTGATGAAGCGGCTATTGAGGCTGGTAACTCACGGGTTTACGGTGGAATTCATTACCGAAAATCCTGTGATGTAAGTCGGGTCCAAGGCAAGCTTATTGCCCAGAACGTGGCTCAAAAACTAAAATTTAAGCGGTCATAA
- a CDS encoding ABC transporter permease — protein MNRKPKAPRWAQSLLERITAPHLREEIQGDMDELFHKRGQRYGYAKARLLYIVDLLLLLHPRLWRGEPTPQFKPRYSKFTDVPKPFLHPDMIRSYLTIAFRNLVKNKSYSAINIGGLAVGMAVAMLIGLWINDEVSANKHHKNYDTLYQVKMNQTFDGRRGTQDAIPFPLGAELKAKYPDFKATAMCDWGSNRSLVVGNQKFLKDGHYIGQDAIDMFSLQVLNGDKNPLKEPYSIVLTDETAQALFGDQDPIGKTVRMDNTVDLKVTAVVAKQPKNAGLQFDYLVPWHLQAAQRTDYIKRAEANWADNSYQVFAQLRDGITPEKTNAKIKDIVLKHLINDEVTQKSTKPEVFIYPMAKWRLYSEFSEGKNTGGFIKYVRLFGIFGLFILVIACINFMNLSTARSEKRAKEVGVRKAIGSGREQLICQFLSESLLIALMALVLALGLVFIVLPYFNTLTEKQLVLQIGNPLFWGILLIFTLFTGLLAGSYPALYLSSFNPVKILKGGVHVGKNASLPRKILVVVQFTFSIVLMIGTIIIYQQIQHGKNRPVGFNNKGLISVNSSNDLIDHFEPLRAELLASGMVSSICKTNSPPTQIWSSNNGWEWKGSMPNDKSVGFKTIATSYDYTKTIGIKLKEGRDFSRDFSTDSVGVLLNEAAVKRMGLKHPVGELVKWNGSDRIVVGVLPDIMMESPYRAVSPLTVIFEKDWVGTISVRINPNVAPSEAIKRITPIFDKYNPGFPFDYKFADMEYEKKFNYEELIGNLSAIVSLLAIFISCLGLFGLASFMAEQRTKEIGIRKVLGASVTNLWGLLSKDFVQLVILSCLIASPIAWYAMKQWLESYTYKITIGVGVFIVVLILALAITLLTISYQAIKAALLNPVRSLKSE, from the coding sequence ATGAATCGGAAACCCAAAGCCCCCCGCTGGGCGCAAAGCCTGTTGGAACGAATCACGGCCCCTCATCTACGGGAAGAGATTCAGGGGGATATGGATGAGCTGTTCCACAAGCGAGGTCAGCGATACGGTTATGCCAAAGCCCGGCTCCTGTACATAGTGGATTTACTACTGCTGCTGCATCCCCGGCTCTGGCGAGGGGAACCAACTCCCCAATTCAAACCCCGTTACTCGAAATTCACGGACGTTCCTAAACCTTTTCTCCATCCTGATATGATCCGCTCGTATTTAACCATCGCTTTTCGTAATCTGGTCAAAAATAAGTCCTATTCGGCCATTAACATCGGCGGATTGGCCGTTGGCATGGCGGTGGCGATGCTGATTGGCCTCTGGATCAATGATGAAGTATCGGCCAATAAGCACCACAAAAATTATGATACCCTCTACCAGGTCAAAATGAACCAAACCTTCGATGGTCGTAGAGGGACTCAGGATGCGATACCATTTCCATTGGGCGCCGAATTAAAAGCCAAGTACCCCGACTTTAAAGCAACGGCCATGTGCGATTGGGGATCCAACCGTTCGTTGGTAGTGGGCAATCAGAAATTCCTGAAAGATGGACACTACATTGGTCAGGATGCTATCGATATGTTTTCGTTACAGGTATTAAATGGGGATAAAAACCCACTGAAAGAGCCGTATTCGATTGTACTTACAGACGAAACTGCCCAGGCTCTTTTTGGTGATCAGGATCCCATCGGAAAAACCGTGCGAATGGATAACACGGTCGATTTAAAAGTAACTGCCGTCGTAGCCAAACAACCCAAAAATGCTGGATTACAGTTTGATTATCTGGTGCCCTGGCATTTGCAGGCTGCCCAACGGACCGACTATATAAAAAGGGCAGAAGCCAACTGGGCTGATAATTCATACCAGGTATTTGCCCAGCTCAGGGATGGTATAACCCCCGAAAAAACGAATGCCAAAATCAAGGACATCGTATTAAAACATCTTATAAATGACGAGGTTACCCAAAAGAGTACGAAGCCCGAAGTATTTATTTATCCCATGGCAAAATGGCGGCTATATTCGGAATTTTCTGAGGGTAAAAATACGGGTGGCTTTATCAAATACGTGCGTCTGTTTGGCATTTTTGGTTTATTTATTTTAGTGATTGCCTGTATCAACTTTATGAACCTCAGCACGGCCCGTTCCGAAAAACGAGCCAAAGAAGTGGGCGTTCGAAAAGCTATTGGATCAGGCCGGGAGCAGCTTATTTGTCAGTTTTTGAGCGAATCACTTTTGATTGCCCTGATGGCTTTGGTATTGGCTTTAGGCCTGGTATTTATTGTTCTGCCCTACTTCAATACGCTTACCGAAAAACAACTGGTTCTTCAGATTGGGAATCCGCTTTTCTGGGGAATCCTGTTGATTTTTACTCTATTTACGGGGCTGTTGGCAGGGAGTTATCCCGCGCTTTACCTGTCGTCATTCAATCCCGTCAAGATTCTTAAAGGGGGTGTCCATGTCGGGAAAAATGCGTCGTTGCCCCGAAAAATTCTGGTCGTCGTACAATTTACCTTTTCGATTGTGCTGATGATTGGTACCATTATCATTTATCAGCAGATCCAGCACGGCAAAAATCGGCCAGTGGGCTTTAATAATAAAGGACTCATTTCAGTAAATTCCTCCAACGATTTAATTGATCATTTCGAACCACTTCGGGCCGAATTGCTGGCTTCGGGAATGGTATCATCTATTTGTAAAACCAATTCGCCACCGACTCAGATATGGAGTAGCAATAATGGATGGGAATGGAAAGGTTCAATGCCCAACGATAAATCAGTAGGGTTCAAAACGATTGCCACAAGTTATGACTACACCAAAACAATAGGCATTAAACTTAAGGAAGGACGAGATTTTTCCCGAGACTTTAGTACCGATTCAGTAGGGGTACTTCTGAATGAAGCGGCCGTAAAACGAATGGGATTGAAACATCCCGTAGGCGAACTTGTAAAATGGAATGGTAGTGACCGAATAGTCGTTGGTGTTTTGCCCGATATTATGATGGAATCGCCCTATCGGGCTGTCTCACCATTGACCGTTATTTTTGAAAAAGATTGGGTGGGTACAATTTCGGTACGAATAAACCCAAACGTAGCCCCTTCGGAAGCGATTAAACGAATAACGCCCATTTTTGATAAATACAATCCGGGCTTTCCGTTCGATTATAAGTTTGCCGATATGGAGTACGAAAAGAAATTCAATTACGAAGAACTTATTGGCAACCTGTCGGCCATTGTTTCGTTGCTGGCTATCTTCATTTCCTGTTTGGGTTTATTTGGTCTGGCTTCGTTCATGGCCGAGCAGCGCACGAAAGAAATTGGGATCCGCAAAGTACTGGGAGCCAGCGTAACCAATCTTTGGGGGTTACTCTCCAAAGACTTTGTTCAGTTAGTAATTCTTTCCTGTTTGATCGCTTCGCCGATTGCCTGGTATGCCATGAAACAATGGCTGGAAAGCTATACCTATAAAATAACGATTGGGGTTGGCGTATTTATAGTCGTGCTGATTCTAGCTTTGGCAATCACCTTACTGACAATTAGTTACCAGGCCATCAAAGCCGCTTTATTGAACCCAGTCAGGAGTCTCAAAAGCGAATAA
- a CDS encoding ketopantoate reductase family protein, whose amino-acid sequence MSDIIYIVGSGAIGKALAVCLHHAQKKVVLINGRADDGTAFMQILTLQLSDGSQLNAAIECGSLSNYPTLTGIILLTSKSFGNAGLAVKLIDKIGCSPLVLLQNGLGVERPFIKAGFPHLYRCVLFTTSQLLSETSIRYKPVTISPIGPINGTEADLNAIVGKINSPLFPFKAEPDIQPVIWEKAIINSVFNSICPLLDIDNGVFHREADVLALAKRIIKECVQVAAAAGVELSAKAVQDKLITISKFSDGQFISTLVDINNKRETEIETLNFEIVRIAEQLSPETTVGETRLLGELTRLKARLSAQRG is encoded by the coding sequence ATGAGTGACATCATCTATATCGTTGGTTCGGGCGCAATCGGTAAGGCACTGGCCGTTTGCCTTCATCACGCCCAAAAAAAAGTGGTACTTATCAATGGCCGTGCGGACGATGGAACGGCATTTATGCAAATACTGACACTCCAGCTCAGTGATGGTTCGCAGCTTAATGCAGCGATTGAATGTGGTTCCCTGAGCAATTATCCCACGTTGACAGGCATTATCCTGCTCACCAGCAAGTCGTTCGGGAATGCAGGCCTGGCGGTGAAGCTGATCGATAAAATTGGCTGTTCTCCCCTTGTTCTGTTGCAGAACGGGTTGGGTGTTGAACGACCATTTATAAAGGCAGGTTTCCCCCATCTTTACCGGTGTGTGCTCTTTACCACCAGCCAGCTTCTATCAGAAACCAGCATTCGCTACAAGCCTGTAACCATTTCTCCCATTGGCCCGATTAATGGCACTGAGGCAGATCTGAATGCGATTGTCGGAAAAATAAATAGTCCCTTATTTCCCTTTAAAGCTGAGCCTGACATCCAGCCGGTAATCTGGGAAAAGGCAATAATCAATAGCGTTTTCAATTCCATTTGCCCCTTGCTGGACATTGATAATGGTGTATTTCACCGGGAGGCCGACGTACTTGCTCTGGCAAAACGGATCATTAAAGAATGTGTTCAGGTTGCAGCAGCAGCCGGTGTAGAACTTTCAGCTAAAGCCGTCCAGGATAAACTGATCACTATCAGTAAGTTCTCTGACGGTCAGTTCATCTCAACATTGGTCGACATAAATAATAAACGGGAAACGGAGATTGAAACTCTGAATTTTGAGATTGTTCGCATCGCCGAACAGCTTTCCCCGGAAACAACGGTCGGCGAAACCCGACTCCTGGGAGAATTAACGAGGCTTAAAGCCAGACTCAGCGCACAAAGAGGGTAG
- a CDS encoding PAS domain S-box protein, which translates to MKKQTTSSRGRKQTLRPVERHLATAFRRASVGLVITRLTGMVIHVNYAFEQLTGYSPDESITNPFGLVMHPDELNLLENQLNKVVRGEQDSLDAQVRCIHKNGQPIWLKLHTTLLNDETQSLFSIIEEITREVVLRNEQQELLALVDNGLSFMAIADLEGRLTYINEAGRVLVGLDKDYLQAGKFVEDFYSPENYRLIQEVALPILLSQGHWTGRVELKHFKTGEPIPCQASGIRIDDPYSGKPLGRGFTMRDLRPELAAQEMERKLLTLVDNSIELMSILELDGKNSYINKAGIAMLGFENVQQVQQTPIAQLHAPEHFDLVEKEVLPSVMNTGSWSGEMLVRHLKTGEIFPVFNNTIRIDDPYSGQPVAVGAVMRDRRPEMLAQRTLEESELFSRNVFHHSPVAKVVFVGPEMIIRTVNEKMLTLLGRDATIIGKTFREAIPELMETPLAQPLEQVFTLGETYYQPEVKIQVMHSEKVDWAYYDCIYKALHNTAGNVYGVIVTASDVTGQVVARQKVEEAETALQGAIELAQLGTWEINLFTGQIDYSPRLRSWYGLDAAGPITQEQSVAAIRKIDLPLIQESIARAIVPGSTGVYDIEYTVEAAHTGQERILRAQGKAYFNEEGVAYRISGTVQDVTTQRHLQLALEQQVQQRTEELEAINEELAANNEELTAASEEVMLANQRLEEANLLLTRSNQNLEQFAYIASHDLQEPLRKVQQFGDLLINRYGESLGEGRTHLERMQLAARRMSRLIKDLLAFSRISTSPAPTDSVALNEVIAVVLDNLAIAIGETNAELVVSELPIVHGDATQLEQLFQNLLSNALKFSRTDGSGTQQPPRILVRAHRVPTTELEGLPKPARPAAFYQCIDVIDNGIGFDEKYLDRIFQVFQRLHGKDEFAGTGVGLAICQKVVTNHGGMITARSLPGQGATFSVYLPVLTQ; encoded by the coding sequence GTGAAGAAACAGACTACCTCATCACGAGGCAGGAAGCAAACGCTTCGGCCGGTAGAAAGACACCTTGCTACCGCCTTTAGAAGGGCATCGGTAGGCCTGGTAATTACCCGGCTAACTGGTATGGTGATCCACGTCAATTACGCCTTTGAGCAACTAACGGGTTACTCGCCCGATGAATCGATTACGAATCCTTTTGGGCTGGTGATGCATCCCGATGAATTAAACCTCCTTGAAAACCAGCTCAATAAGGTAGTAAGAGGAGAGCAGGATTCACTAGATGCCCAGGTTCGCTGCATTCATAAAAATGGCCAACCGATCTGGCTTAAGCTCCACACAACCCTACTCAATGACGAAACTCAGAGCCTGTTTTCGATCATCGAGGAAATTACCAGGGAAGTAGTTTTGCGCAATGAACAGCAGGAATTGCTGGCACTGGTCGATAATGGCCTCAGTTTTATGGCCATCGCCGATTTAGAGGGACGGCTTACCTATATCAATGAAGCAGGCCGAGTACTGGTGGGACTGGATAAAGACTACCTTCAAGCTGGGAAATTTGTTGAAGATTTCTATTCTCCGGAAAACTACCGTCTGATTCAGGAGGTAGCCCTTCCAATCCTACTTAGTCAGGGTCACTGGACAGGACGAGTGGAGCTAAAGCATTTTAAAACTGGCGAGCCAATTCCCTGTCAGGCAAGTGGTATCCGGATCGATGATCCTTATTCCGGAAAACCCCTGGGAAGAGGCTTCACCATGAGGGACTTACGACCCGAACTGGCTGCCCAGGAAATGGAACGAAAACTGCTTACCCTGGTCGATAATAGTATTGAGTTAATGTCTATTCTGGAACTGGATGGCAAAAACTCTTATATCAATAAAGCAGGAATAGCCATGCTGGGCTTCGAGAATGTTCAACAGGTTCAGCAAACTCCGATTGCTCAACTGCATGCACCGGAACATTTTGATTTAGTTGAAAAAGAGGTACTTCCCTCCGTGATGAATACCGGAAGCTGGTCCGGAGAGATGCTGGTGCGCCACCTGAAGACGGGCGAAATCTTTCCTGTTTTTAATAACACGATTCGCATTGATGATCCCTATAGTGGACAGCCCGTGGCAGTGGGCGCTGTGATGCGGGACAGGCGACCGGAAATGCTGGCCCAACGGACACTGGAAGAAAGTGAGCTGTTCTCCCGGAATGTGTTTCACCATTCACCAGTGGCCAAGGTAGTTTTTGTGGGGCCGGAGATGATCATCCGCACGGTTAACGAAAAGATGCTGACTTTGCTGGGACGAGATGCAACCATCATTGGAAAAACCTTTCGGGAGGCTATACCCGAATTGATGGAAACGCCCCTCGCACAGCCGCTTGAACAGGTGTTTACTTTGGGAGAAACGTATTACCAACCCGAAGTGAAAATACAGGTAATGCACTCAGAAAAAGTGGATTGGGCGTACTACGATTGTATCTACAAAGCCTTACATAATACTGCCGGGAATGTATACGGTGTTATCGTCACGGCCTCCGATGTAACGGGGCAGGTAGTAGCGCGCCAGAAAGTGGAAGAAGCTGAAACAGCCCTTCAGGGGGCTATCGAGCTGGCCCAGTTAGGCACCTGGGAAATCAATCTGTTTACGGGCCAGATCGATTATTCTCCCCGGCTTAGGAGTTGGTACGGTCTGGATGCTGCTGGACCCATCACCCAGGAACAATCGGTTGCGGCCATCCGGAAAATAGACTTGCCCCTGATCCAGGAATCGATTGCGCGGGCGATTGTGCCGGGCTCAACGGGTGTCTATGATATCGAATATACAGTAGAAGCTGCACACACAGGCCAGGAACGTATCCTTCGGGCTCAGGGCAAAGCCTACTTCAATGAAGAGGGCGTGGCCTATCGAATTAGTGGTACAGTACAGGATGTGACCACGCAGCGGCATTTACAACTTGCTCTCGAGCAGCAGGTGCAACAGCGTACTGAAGAATTGGAAGCCATCAATGAAGAACTGGCGGCCAATAACGAAGAACTAACGGCTGCCAGCGAAGAAGTGATGTTGGCTAATCAACGACTTGAAGAAGCAAATCTCCTCCTCACCCGTTCTAATCAGAACCTGGAACAGTTTGCCTACATTGCTTCTCACGACCTACAGGAGCCATTGCGTAAGGTTCAACAGTTTGGTGATCTGTTAATCAACCGGTATGGTGAATCCCTTGGGGAGGGACGGACTCATCTGGAGCGGATGCAGTTAGCGGCCAGACGGATGTCTCGACTCATCAAAGACCTGCTGGCTTTTTCCCGGATTTCGACCAGTCCGGCCCCCACCGATTCGGTGGCTCTGAACGAGGTTATTGCTGTTGTATTGGATAACCTGGCAATAGCCATCGGAGAAACCAACGCGGAACTGGTTGTGAGTGAGTTACCAATAGTGCATGGCGATGCAACGCAACTGGAGCAATTGTTTCAGAACCTACTGAGTAATGCGCTCAAGTTTAGTCGTACCGATGGATCGGGAACGCAGCAGCCTCCCCGGATTCTGGTACGGGCACACCGGGTACCGACTACGGAACTGGAAGGCTTACCAAAGCCAGCCAGACCTGCTGCCTTTTACCAATGTATTGACGTGATTGATAATGGAATTGGGTTTGATGAAAAATACCTGGACCGCATCTTTCAGGTATTTCAGCGGCTACATGGCAAGGATGAGTTTGCTGGAACAGGTGTAGGCCTTGCGATTTGCCAAAAAGTGGTTACTAATCATGGCGGAATGATCACGGCCAGGAGTCTGCCCGGTCAGGGAGCTACCTTTAGCGTCTATTTACCCGTCTTAACTCAATAA
- a CDS encoding PadR family transcriptional regulator, whose translation MKGTQLGEFEELVLLTIALLYDDAYSVAVVEELGQRLERPMSLGAVHRTMQRLEEKGLVNSRFGESTAERGGRRKRLFTVTAAGEQVLQEARRIRNDLWADIPKAAFGGGVA comes from the coding sequence ATGAAAGGCACACAGTTAGGAGAATTTGAGGAGTTGGTACTCCTGACCATCGCCCTTCTCTACGATGACGCTTACAGTGTAGCAGTCGTTGAAGAACTCGGGCAGCGACTAGAGCGTCCCATGAGTTTAGGGGCCGTTCATCGCACCATGCAACGACTCGAAGAAAAAGGACTCGTAAACTCTCGATTCGGTGAGTCTACTGCCGAACGGGGAGGTCGGCGTAAACGACTATTTACGGTAACCGCTGCCGGTGAGCAGGTGTTGCAGGAAGCACGAAGAATCCGAAACGACCTATGGGCCGATATTCCGAAAGCAGCGTTTGGAGGAGGTGTAGCATGA
- a CDS encoding HupE/UreJ family protein — protein MPNSVVLLNIHANRIDAELQIPLVELQSAWGHAVNDSSAGLVARLGPQLRAYLKTHIRPKSPSGRFWNVSVGELTVHESRNPINGVYRELTAQVQMIPPAGEDVRQFMFYYDVVLHQVMTHKILVSVRQDWERGQLAEAEPVQVGTISLDIVNNRILPLPVNIASGSRWAGFVAMIKLGTQHIAEGTDHLLFLFVLLLPAPLRVVGQRWGRFGGIRYSLKRLLLIVTAFTVGHSITLLLGSLGWVRLPSQPIEILIAVSILVSAIHAVRPIFPGREAWVAAGFGLIHGLAFASTLVNLQLDAGPMSLSILGFNLGIELMQLLIIVLVIPWLMLLSRTMAYTIIRLMGAFLACIAALAWLVERVTGQSNGLTRGIEIVVGYAPYGLIVLALLALYLTWRSKKLPAGYAE, from the coding sequence ATGCCGAACTCCGTGGTTCTGCTCAACATCCACGCCAATCGTATCGATGCAGAACTGCAAATTCCTCTGGTTGAACTGCAATCGGCCTGGGGGCATGCCGTCAACGATTCGTCGGCGGGGCTGGTGGCGCGGCTGGGACCGCAACTGCGGGCGTACCTGAAAACGCATATCCGCCCAAAAAGTCCCAGCGGACGTTTTTGGAACGTATCGGTCGGCGAGTTGACCGTTCACGAATCACGGAATCCAATTAACGGCGTGTACCGCGAACTGACGGCTCAGGTGCAGATGATTCCCCCGGCTGGAGAAGACGTTCGGCAGTTTATGTTCTACTACGATGTAGTGTTGCATCAGGTTATGACCCATAAAATTCTGGTGTCGGTACGACAGGACTGGGAACGTGGACAACTGGCTGAAGCTGAACCGGTGCAGGTTGGTACGATCAGTCTGGATATCGTCAATAACCGGATTCTGCCTTTGCCGGTCAACATTGCGTCGGGTAGTAGGTGGGCGGGCTTTGTCGCGATGATAAAGCTGGGAACCCAGCATATTGCTGAAGGCACCGACCATTTGCTGTTTCTGTTCGTGTTATTGTTGCCCGCTCCCCTGCGGGTGGTTGGGCAGCGTTGGGGACGATTTGGGGGAATTCGATACAGCCTGAAGCGGCTGCTGTTGATTGTTACCGCCTTTACCGTGGGGCATTCTATAACGTTGCTGCTGGGTTCGCTGGGATGGGTCCGGTTACCATCGCAACCGATCGAAATTCTGATTGCCGTATCGATTCTAGTGTCGGCGATCCACGCCGTACGGCCGATTTTTCCGGGCCGCGAAGCCTGGGTCGCAGCTGGTTTCGGGCTTATTCACGGGCTGGCTTTTGCCAGTACGCTGGTGAACCTTCAACTTGATGCTGGCCCAATGTCGCTGAGCATTCTGGGTTTCAATCTGGGTATCGAGCTGATGCAGCTATTGATTATCGTACTGGTTATTCCCTGGCTAATGCTGTTGAGCCGGACAATGGCATACACAATCATCCGGCTGATGGGGGCTTTCCTGGCTTGTATTGCCGCACTCGCCTGGCTTGTCGAGCGTGTAACAGGCCAGAGCAATGGTCTGACGCGGGGAATTGAAATAGTCGTCGGATACGCACCCTACGGCCTTATTGTATTAGCCTTGCTGGCTCTTTACCTAACCTGGCGATCAAAGAAATTGCCCGCCGGGTATGCTGAATGA
- a CDS encoding cupin domain-containing protein encodes MLTEQPSFTQANDLRAYNGGFFRVLISPEQTGGSFSIIDITLPKGAEPPRHLHTREDETFYILEGAIRFEIGDQVIDGEVGHAVFAPRNIEHLFTLQTEQARMLTLITPGDFANYFVEFSQPIEHAPTTLEAPKGPPPADVLALLVSRLTERYGARFA; translated from the coding sequence ATGCTAACTGAACAACCTTCCTTTACCCAGGCGAATGACCTGCGTGCCTACAATGGTGGCTTTTTTCGAGTACTTATCTCACCAGAGCAGACCGGCGGTAGTTTTTCAATCATTGACATTACGTTGCCAAAAGGAGCTGAACCGCCCCGTCATCTGCACACCCGCGAAGATGAAACATTTTACATTCTCGAGGGCGCCATTCGGTTCGAGATTGGTGATCAGGTAATCGATGGTGAGGTTGGTCATGCGGTGTTTGCGCCCCGCAACATTGAACACCTGTTTACTCTTCAGACCGAACAGGCACGTATGCTGACTCTGATAACGCCAGGCGATTTTGCAAACTATTTTGTGGAGTTCAGTCAACCAATTGAGCATGCCCCCACAACCCTGGAGGCTCCTAAGGGTCCACCTCCGGCCGATGTGCTTGCTTTATTGGTATCGCGCTTAACAGAGCGATATGGAGCACGGTTTGCGTAA